One window from the genome of Jeotgalibaca sp. MA1X17-3 encodes:
- a CDS encoding pectinesterase family protein → MNNIKQEKLLVGNFPYCDFSTIKEAVDFSEKQEKQVPCTITILEGVYEERVVIKRSNLTLKGMGNVVLTNALGAREKDENGLELGTFRTATLFVGGIQNMIENLTVENTAGCGEIAGQALAVYADCDESVFKKCRFLGYQDTLFTGPLPPKQKDGTDFFSPEHKNLKNKYRQYYVDCVIAGSIDFIFGGATAIFQRCEIRSRKEKIRSGGYITAASTPKESKIGFIFQHCWLTAEEGVEQVYLGRPWRPYAKTYFVDCEYGQHIHPEGWNDWSNEKNRQTVDYREYFRNENGYSEGSERASWSKQFIQEADSKEWFAIFENQFFKNASRNEG, encoded by the coding sequence ATGAATAATATTAAACAAGAGAAACTACTAGTCGGTAATTTTCCCTATTGTGATTTTTCTACAATAAAAGAAGCAGTTGATTTTTCGGAGAAACAAGAAAAGCAAGTTCCATGTACCATTACTATTTTGGAAGGAGTATATGAGGAACGAGTCGTTATCAAACGTTCGAATTTGACTCTAAAAGGAATGGGCAATGTTGTATTGACAAATGCTCTAGGTGCAAGAGAAAAAGATGAAAATGGTTTAGAATTGGGAACATTTCGGACGGCTACGCTTTTTGTAGGTGGGATTCAAAATATGATAGAGAATCTTACTGTTGAGAATACAGCTGGGTGTGGAGAAATAGCAGGGCAAGCTCTTGCTGTTTATGCGGATTGTGATGAGAGCGTATTCAAAAAATGCCGATTCCTAGGGTATCAAGATACACTCTTTACGGGACCTCTTCCTCCTAAACAAAAAGATGGGACCGATTTCTTTTCACCGGAACATAAAAACCTTAAAAATAAATATCGTCAATATTATGTAGATTGTGTAATTGCTGGTTCAATTGATTTTATTTTTGGAGGAGCTACAGCAATTTTTCAACGTTGTGAGATTCGCAGTCGAAAAGAAAAAATCCGAAGTGGTGGTTATATTACGGCAGCAAGTACACCAAAAGAAAGTAAAATTGGCTTTATCTTCCAACATTGTTGGTTGACAGCCGAGGAAGGTGTAGAGCAAGTTTACTTAGGTAGACCTTGGCGACCATATGCAAAAACCTACTTTGTAGATTGTGAGTATGGTCAACATATTCATCCAGAAGGATGGAACGACTGGTCCAATGAAAAGAATAGACAAACAGTTGATTATCGCGAATATTTTAGAAATGAAAACGGTTATAGTGAAGGTAGTGAACGCGCTTCTTGGAGTAAACAGTTTATACAAGAAGCAGATTCAAAAGAATGGTTTGCTATCTTTGAAAATCAATTTTTCAAAAATGCGAGTAGAAATGAGGGATAG